One stretch of Cohnella algarum DNA includes these proteins:
- the ltrA gene encoding group II intron reverse transcriptase/maturase, translating to MKVTETGAKGSQLLTEDSLQKNSAEHEGYAGVHSPARITETDDTNATESKDRLLEKIVSRDNLNEAFKRVKANKGSHGIDGMGVDELLQYLRDNGETIKQLILGGKYRPNPVRRVEIPKENGKKRNLGIPTVVDRVIQQAIAQVLTPIYERQFSDNSYGFRPKRSAHHAMKRSQQYVQEGYRYVVDMDLEKYFDTVNQSKLIEVLSRTIKDGRVISLIHKYLRAGVVVKHKFEDTEIGVPQGGNLSPILSNIMLNELDKELEARGHRFVRYADDMLIFCRSRRSAERTLTKILPYIEKKLFLKVNREKTIVDDATKVKFLGFSFYQSKGETRVRIHPKSVSKMKAKVKELTSRSNGMGNTDRALKLRRYIMGWVNYFKLADMKQLLQTTDKWMRRRIRMVFWKQWKRVRTKLERLISLGIHEQKAWEYANTRKGYWRISNSPILSKSLGNNRLKNLGFLFFSDYYRQVTAHS from the coding sequence ATGAAAGTTACCGAAACAGGAGCCAAGGGCAGCCAACTTCTAACGGAAGACTCTTTGCAAAAGAATAGTGCGGAACACGAAGGATATGCGGGAGTGCACAGTCCTGCGAGGATAACCGAAACCGACGACACCAACGCAACCGAGTCGAAGGACCGGTTGCTTGAGAAAATCGTTAGCAGGGACAACTTGAACGAAGCATTCAAGAGAGTCAAAGCGAACAAGGGATCGCACGGAATCGACGGGATGGGAGTAGATGAACTTCTACAATATCTCAGAGACAACGGCGAGACCATCAAGCAACTGATCTTGGGCGGCAAGTACCGCCCGAATCCCGTTCGAAGGGTAGAGATTCCCAAAGAGAACGGAAAGAAGAGAAACCTTGGCATTCCAACAGTGGTTGACCGAGTCATCCAGCAGGCAATCGCCCAAGTGCTTACGCCAATTTATGAGAGGCAGTTTTCAGACAACAGCTACGGATTCCGACCCAAACGGAGCGCACACCACGCGATGAAACGAAGCCAACAATACGTGCAAGAGGGATATCGTTACGTGGTGGATATGGACTTGGAGAAATACTTTGACACCGTCAACCAAAGCAAGCTCATCGAGGTGCTTTCAAGAACGATCAAAGACGGACGAGTGATCTCGCTCATCCATAAGTATCTCCGGGCGGGAGTCGTCGTGAAGCATAAGTTTGAGGACACGGAAATCGGCGTACCGCAGGGAGGGAACCTAAGTCCGATTCTCAGCAATATCATGCTGAATGAATTGGACAAGGAACTGGAAGCAAGAGGACATCGATTCGTGCGATACGCAGACGATATGCTCATATTCTGCCGGAGCAGGAGGAGTGCGGAGCGTACCCTGACGAAAATTCTCCCTTACATCGAGAAGAAGTTGTTTCTCAAGGTAAACCGGGAGAAAACGATTGTGGACGATGCGACAAAAGTTAAATTTCTTGGCTTCTCATTCTACCAGAGCAAAGGGGAAACGCGGGTCAGAATCCATCCCAAATCCGTATCCAAGATGAAAGCTAAAGTGAAAGAGCTAACGTCGAGAAGCAACGGAATGGGCAACACCGACCGGGCGCTGAAGCTTAGGCGTTACATCATGGGATGGGTAAATTATTTCAAGCTTGCTGACATGAAACAACTACTCCAAACCACTGATAAATGGATGAGAAGGCGTATCCGAATGGTCTTCTGGAAGCAATGGAAACGAGTGAGGACGAAACTCGAAAGGCTTATATCGCTCGGAATTCATGAACAGAAGGCGTGGGAATACGCAAACACAAGAAAGGGCTATTGGAGAATCTCCAATAGCCCAATCCTCTCGAAGTCCCTCGGTAACAATAGGCTGAAGAACCTCGGATTCCTTTTCTTTTCTGATTATTATCGACAAGTTACTGCGCATTCCTAA
- the glmM gene encoding phosphoglucosamine mutase has product MGKYFGTDGVRGVANVELTSELAYKLGRCGGVVLAGRSERPKVVIGRDTRVSGPMLESALEAGLLSIGADVIRIGVVSTPAVAYLTRMLGADAGVMISASHNPVQDNGIKFFGGDGFKLLDETEAEIEKLMDAEEDTLPRPVGGGIGTVTNDPEAKFRYLEYLKTTVRQSFAGLKIVLDCAHGAAYELAPAVFRDLGAEVIAYGAEPNGLNINDGVGSTHPELLASKVKEHGADLGLAFDGDADRLIAIDENGEEVDGDFVLCICGDAMKRDGRLKHDTIVTTVMANIGFFKATETLGLNTAKTAVGDRYVMEEMVRGGYNLGGEQSGHVIFLDYNTTGDGILTALQLVDTVVASGKKLGELKQMMRKYPQVLVNVRVADKSRYAGNRAIEEAVSDAERALGDNGRVLVRPSGTEALIRVMAEGPDRSEIERHVESIADVIRKELA; this is encoded by the coding sequence ATGGGGAAATATTTCGGTACAGACGGAGTACGCGGTGTTGCAAACGTTGAATTGACTTCGGAACTGGCCTATAAGCTCGGCCGCTGCGGCGGCGTCGTCCTGGCGGGGCGTTCGGAACGCCCGAAGGTCGTGATCGGACGCGACACCCGCGTTTCCGGACCGATGCTGGAAAGCGCGCTCGAGGCCGGCTTGCTGTCGATCGGAGCGGACGTCATCCGGATCGGCGTCGTGTCGACGCCGGCGGTAGCCTATTTGACCCGGATGTTGGGAGCCGATGCCGGCGTCATGATTTCGGCTTCGCACAATCCGGTGCAGGATAACGGGATCAAATTTTTCGGCGGGGACGGCTTCAAGCTGTTGGACGAGACCGAAGCGGAAATCGAGAAGCTGATGGATGCGGAGGAAGATACGCTTCCCCGTCCGGTCGGCGGCGGAATCGGCACGGTGACGAACGATCCGGAAGCAAAGTTTCGCTATTTGGAGTATTTGAAGACGACGGTTCGCCAATCGTTCGCGGGGCTGAAGATCGTGCTCGATTGCGCGCACGGAGCCGCTTACGAACTGGCGCCCGCCGTATTCCGCGATCTGGGCGCGGAGGTGATCGCCTACGGCGCCGAGCCGAACGGCCTGAACATTAACGACGGAGTCGGCTCCACCCATCCGGAGCTGCTGGCTTCGAAGGTGAAGGAGCACGGGGCGGATCTCGGCCTCGCGTTCGACGGGGATGCCGACCGGCTGATCGCCATTGACGAGAACGGCGAGGAGGTCGACGGCGACTTCGTTCTTTGCATTTGCGGAGACGCGATGAAGCGGGACGGGCGCCTGAAGCACGATACGATCGTCACGACGGTCATGGCGAACATCGGCTTTTTTAAAGCGACGGAAACGCTGGGCCTGAACACGGCCAAAACGGCGGTCGGAGACCGTTACGTCATGGAAGAAATGGTGCGCGGCGGCTACAACCTCGGCGGGGAGCAGTCGGGGCACGTCATTTTCCTGGATTACAATACGACGGGGGATGGCATCCTGACCGCCCTGCAGCTTGTCGATACAGTCGTCGCGTCCGGCAAAAAGCTGGGCGAACTGAAGCAAATGATGCGCAAGTACCCGCAAGTGCTCGTCAACGTTCGCGTAGCTGACAAGAGCCGGTACGCGGGCAATCGGGCGATCGAAGAAGCGGTGTCCGACGCGGAGCGGGCTCTGGGCGACAACGGCCGGGTGCTGGTGCGGCCTTCCGGAACGGAGGCGCTCATCCGCGTCATGGCCGAAGGTCCGGATCGTTCGGAAATCGAGCGCCATGTCGAAAGCATCGCCGACGTCATTCGCAAGGAGCTTGCGTAA
- a CDS encoding YbbR-like domain-containing protein: protein MDKWLSHPTVMKLVALALGILMWAVVHFDPESSTPTSTTSQLQTKTINEVKVQYYGLDERNLVLQSMEPETVKLVVRGTRADLLKLGADDYKVQVDLSTVTAGEHTLNLWANLPRGIDVVSLTPYSVTVNVEELQTKEFEAELSVTGTPAQGYKAGTPILSPTNRVHVTLPESQMARAERVGASISVDGQSKTIKNKSIKLLVYDSEGNEIEGAVIDPAVLEVEVPITNPFKTVPLQFKLVGSLPSGLSISSFKPQVEQATIYGPQAELDKIEFIEADVRLNELTKSGDVTIELTTPENVTTISPAEVTVSVEVVLSQTRSLQGLPVSIEGLAEGLDAKITDPSTGLVDITLKGAPAMLDSLQPGDVDVVVDLSGRGPGVHILPLVVNSPRFIDQAGGNVAVTVEITDPQAASATPLPPEVEGEGGSGGTNAGSNGETGGETGGETGGESGAGSGSVPADGGAGSGMDEGTDTTTSNAETPAEPDAEPAVGQ from the coding sequence ATGGATAAATGGTTAAGCCATCCGACCGTCATGAAGCTGGTTGCGCTTGCGCTCGGCATTCTGATGTGGGCCGTCGTGCATTTCGATCCGGAGTCCAGCACGCCGACTTCGACGACAAGCCAGTTGCAGACGAAGACGATCAACGAAGTGAAAGTCCAATATTACGGCTTGGACGAGCGAAATCTCGTGCTGCAAAGCATGGAGCCGGAAACGGTCAAACTGGTCGTCCGGGGCACGAGGGCGGATCTGCTCAAGCTCGGGGCCGACGACTATAAAGTCCAGGTCGATTTGAGCACGGTAACGGCCGGAGAGCATACGTTGAATTTGTGGGCAAATTTACCGCGCGGAATCGATGTCGTTTCGTTGACTCCCTATTCCGTAACGGTTAATGTAGAAGAGTTGCAAACGAAGGAATTCGAGGCGGAGCTCAGCGTGACCGGCACCCCTGCTCAAGGGTACAAAGCGGGGACGCCGATCCTAAGCCCGACCAATCGGGTTCACGTGACCCTGCCCGAAAGCCAGATGGCGAGAGCGGAAAGGGTCGGAGCCTCGATTTCCGTAGACGGGCAAAGCAAAACGATCAAAAATAAAAGCATCAAGCTGCTCGTTTACGACAGCGAAGGCAACGAAATCGAAGGAGCGGTCATCGATCCCGCCGTTCTGGAGGTGGAAGTGCCGATCACCAATCCGTTCAAGACGGTTCCGCTTCAATTCAAGCTTGTCGGATCTTTGCCGTCGGGACTCAGCATCTCCAGCTTCAAGCCGCAGGTCGAGCAGGCGACGATTTACGGACCTCAGGCGGAGCTGGACAAAATCGAGTTCATCGAGGCGGACGTCCGGCTTAACGAACTGACGAAATCCGGGGACGTTACGATCGAGCTGACGACGCCCGAGAACGTTACGACGATTTCGCCTGCGGAAGTGACGGTAAGCGTGGAAGTCGTGCTGTCGCAAACGCGGTCGCTGCAAGGTCTTCCGGTTTCGATCGAGGGATTGGCCGAAGGGCTGGACGCCAAAATCACCGACCCGTCGACCGGCTTGGTCGATATTACGCTCAAAGGCGCCCCGGCGATGCTGGACAGCCTGCAGCCCGGCGACGTCGATGTCGTAGTCGATTTGAGCGGACGCGGGCCCGGCGTCCATATTCTCCCGCTCGTCGTCAATTCGCCGCGCTTCATCGACCAGGCCGGCGGCAACGTCGCGGTTACCGTGGAGATCACGGATCCGCAGGCGGCGTCCGCGACGCCGCTTCCGCCGGAAGTCGAGGGCGAAGGCGGAAGCGGCGGGACGAACGCCGGATCGAACGGAGAGACGGGCGGAGAAACCGGAGGCGAAACCGGGGGCGAATCCGGCGCCGGCTCCGGGAGCGTACCTGCGGACGGCGGCGCGGGAAGCGGCATGGACGAAGGAACCGACACAACAACCAGCAATGCCGAGACGCCGGCCGAGCCCGATGCGGAGCCGGCGGTCGGCCAGTAG
- the cdaA gene encoding diadenylate cyclase CdaA codes for MDYFRTLTWYGALKDIADILIVSYLFYKMIQLVRGTRAVQLLKGIVLLIATWAVSTWLNLYTLKWLMNQLFTLGVVTIMIIFQPELRRALEQLGRGQLFTRTSAADQDVSHQINEVIKAVNHMSRRKIGALIVFERATGLNEYIESGIKMESIISSELLINVFVPNTPLHDGAVILRNTQIMAAGCYLPLSENPFISKELGTRHRAGIGISEVGDAISVIVSEETGQVSLAINGQVVRDIKEESLISKLFDELRPRAGGSEKRRKLAFWRRKEGDGHG; via the coding sequence TTGGATTACTTTCGCACGCTGACATGGTATGGCGCTCTTAAGGACATCGCCGATATCCTGATCGTCAGTTACTTGTTCTATAAAATGATTCAACTGGTCCGCGGCACGCGCGCGGTTCAATTGCTGAAGGGCATCGTTTTGCTCATCGCCACCTGGGCGGTCAGCACATGGCTTAACTTGTACACGCTCAAGTGGCTCATGAACCAGTTGTTTACGCTCGGCGTCGTGACGATCATGATTATCTTCCAGCCGGAGCTGCGGAGGGCGCTCGAACAGCTTGGGCGAGGCCAGCTTTTTACCCGCACGTCGGCAGCCGACCAGGATGTCAGCCATCAGATCAACGAAGTGATCAAAGCCGTCAATCACATGTCCCGGCGCAAAATCGGAGCCTTGATCGTCTTCGAACGCGCGACGGGACTGAACGAATATATCGAATCCGGCATCAAGATGGAATCGATCATCAGCTCGGAGCTGTTGATCAACGTGTTTGTTCCGAATACGCCGCTGCACGACGGGGCCGTCATTTTGCGGAACACGCAAATTATGGCCGCGGGGTGTTATTTGCCGTTATCGGAAAACCCGTTTATCAGCAAAGAGCTGGGAACGCGCCACCGGGCGGGGATCGGCATCAGCGAAGTCGGCGACGCCATATCGGTTATCGTTTCCGAGGAGACGGGACAGGTTTCCCTTGCGATCAACGGCCAAGTGGTGCGCGATATCAAGGAAGAGTCCTTGATCTCCAAGCTTTTCGACGAGCTTCGCCCGCGGGCCGGGGGTTCCGAGAAAAGGCGCAAATTGGCGTTCTGGAGACGGAAGGAAGGTGACGGCCATGGATAA
- a CDS encoding polymer-forming cytoskeletal protein, with protein sequence MAYRIMKSLPKKRSSIAWTTWVRRHPALSAAAMFLLIMVSSLSALWNQGQQLALRGDDLEHVIVEGNTVIVPEGQTVSGDLVIENGELQVLGEVTGNLTVIDGNVTLASTAHIAGKVKEIDRAMDWAWYKLTSWFDTLAYGS encoded by the coding sequence TTGGCATATCGAATCATGAAGTCTCTCCCCAAGAAGCGAAGCTCGATCGCATGGACGACATGGGTTCGCCGGCACCCGGCGCTATCCGCGGCGGCCATGTTTTTACTGATAATGGTATCCAGCCTTTCGGCTTTATGGAATCAAGGCCAGCAGCTGGCGCTGCGGGGAGACGATCTGGAGCATGTCATCGTCGAGGGGAATACGGTCATCGTGCCCGAAGGCCAGACCGTGTCCGGAGATCTCGTCATCGAGAACGGAGAATTGCAAGTGCTTGGCGAGGTTACCGGCAACTTGACCGTCATCGACGGGAATGTCACCCTGGCTTCGACCGCCCACATCGCGGGCAAGGTCAAAGAGATCGACCGGGCGATGGATTGGGCTTGGTACAAGCTTACCTCGTGGTTCGATACGCTGGCTTACGGATCGTAA
- the sigW gene encoding RNA polymerase sigma factor SigW — protein sequence METRLARLARKGDQRAFAEIVDLYKDKLFHLAKRMMNNRQEAEDVVQETFLRVYKHLDRYDENQKFSTWIYRIATNLCIDRLRKRRPVYSLDAESSDHEGLDGYAMLPSDDRTPESELLLSETQRIIHETMDTLPVKYKSVMVLRYLQDLSLQEISDVLDMPVTTVKTRVHRGREYLRKKLEPKL from the coding sequence ATCGAAACGCGACTTGCCCGGCTTGCCCGCAAAGGGGATCAACGGGCGTTCGCGGAAATTGTAGATTTGTACAAAGATAAATTGTTCCACCTCGCGAAACGGATGATGAACAACCGCCAGGAGGCGGAGGACGTCGTTCAGGAGACGTTTTTGCGGGTATACAAGCATCTGGATCGATACGACGAGAACCAGAAGTTTTCGACGTGGATTTACCGGATCGCGACCAATTTATGCATCGACCGGCTCCGCAAGCGCCGTCCGGTCTACTCCCTCGACGCAGAATCGTCCGACCACGAGGGGTTGGACGGGTACGCGATGCTCCCGAGCGACGACCGGACGCCGGAGAGCGAACTGCTGCTGTCGGAAACGCAGCGGATCATTCATGAAACGATGGACACGCTTCCCGTCAAATACAAATCGGTGATGGTGCTGCGCTATTTGCAGGATTTGTCGCTGCAGGAGATTTCCGACGTGCTCGATATGCCCGTGACGACGGTCAAAACGCGGGTCCATCGGGGCCGCGAATATTTGCGGAAAAAGCTGGAGCCCAAATTGTAA